Proteins encoded in a region of the Methanobrevibacter millerae genome:
- a CDS encoding ImmA/IrrE family metallo-endopeptidase has protein sequence MKECQICGTLNFKKNTYCTHCGCMIVEENICQYCGVKNPDTSTVCINCNRPIDPVAIEDFEDLFNIFNVKLLVDSKFTIADYNSILNNMFKKLDYMNIDGKTPKDKVLQIANVFTIVVPKSSGVVNGEYGSPIIFYDDRLDESLQISTIIHELAHFLLFDFSVNILCNIFDVKSSSVVKSFVEYFLTLDEMRIINEFYAHTVENRFIPLKYQSFNSFKHCVFSSGMTTNDVWQEMELGFTMAYDIIRHLEKYIDENLRQSIKLQFKMDMVDSKNSIDFDSPKVLLDDDKKIEVFIGLMAYHFYDLYNNEEARKELEPIKNRFEFK, from the coding sequence ATGAAGGAATGTCAAATTTGCGGAACTTTGAATTTTAAAAAGAATACATATTGTACTCACTGCGGATGCATGATAGTTGAAGAAAACATTTGTCAATATTGTGGTGTAAAAAATCCGGACACAAGTACTGTTTGTATTAATTGTAATCGTCCTATTGATCCTGTAGCTATTGAAGATTTTGAAGATTTGTTCAATATTTTTAATGTAAAATTATTGGTTGATTCAAAATTTACTATTGCCGATTATAATTCAATATTGAATAATATGTTTAAAAAACTGGATTATATGAATATTGATGGAAAAACTCCTAAGGATAAGGTATTGCAAATAGCTAATGTTTTTACTATTGTTGTTCCCAAATCAAGTGGTGTTGTAAACGGAGAATATGGAAGTCCTATTATCTTTTATGATGACCGTTTGGATGAAAGTTTGCAGATTTCAACCATTATTCATGAACTGGCTCATTTTCTATTGTTTGATTTTAGCGTTAATATCCTATGCAATATCTTCGATGTAAAATCTTCTTCTGTTGTAAAAAGTTTTGTTGAGTACTTTTTGACATTGGATGAAATGAGAATTATCAATGAGTTTTATGCTCATACTGTTGAAAACAGATTTATTCCATTAAAGTACCAAAGTTTCAACTCTTTTAAGCATTGTGTTTTCAGTAGCGGGATGACTACAAATGACGTTTGGCAGGAAATGGAACTGGGCTTTACGATGGCTTATGATATTATTAGGCATTTGGAAAAATATATTGATGAAAATCTAAGGCAATCTATTAAATTACAGTTTAAAATGGATATGGTTGATTCTAAAAATAGTATTGATTTCGATTCTCCTAAAGTGCTGTTGGATGATGATAAAAAAATAGAGGTTTTCATTGGTTTGATGGCATATCATTTTTATGATTTATATAATAATGAAGAAGCAAGAAAAGAATTAGAACCTATAAAAAATAGGTTTGAATTTAAATAA
- a CDS encoding winged helix-turn-helix domain-containing protein: MSKDNDELLKLTSYVQISKYREKTLKSIGDEVKIPTNIAKDSGIRTNHISKVLSELKNKEIVECINEEARKGRLYRLTDTGKEVLETIKDKEE; the protein is encoded by the coding sequence ATGAGTAAAGATAACGACGAGCTTTTGAAATTGACATCATATGTGCAAATCTCAAAATATAGGGAAAAAACATTGAAATCCATTGGAGATGAAGTAAAGATACCAACTAATATTGCAAAGGACAGTGGTATCAGAACAAATCATATTTCAAAAGTACTTAGCGAACTAAAGAACAAAGAAATAGTTGAATGCATAAATGAAGAAGCTCGTAAAGGAAGATTATACCGTTTAACAGACACGGGAAAAGAGGTATTGGAGACTATAAAAGATAAAGAAGAATAA
- a CDS encoding zinc ribbon domain-containing protein, protein MKCNECGFENKDTAKFCSKCGKALRLTPEPPKENNNSKIIIAALVIVIVILAVTFGYFALNNNSNNSAPAQSNSQSSGGAANNGTTQQTDSSQSSSQPKEWKLIGSYSGSGSGSQSISVPAGQIMIKISAYPIKNYATNHLYVTGPSGKAGVDWGSTSAVETRSDSVSFNSSSAETFTIDYYETVSWKVEFYRYQ, encoded by the coding sequence ATGAAATGTAATGAATGTGGTTTTGAAAATAAGGATACCGCTAAATTTTGTAGTAAATGTGGTAAGGCATTAAGGTTAACTCCTGAGCCTCCAAAGGAAAATAATAATTCTAAAATAATTATTGCAGCATTGGTTATTGTGATTGTTATTTTAGCTGTAACATTCGGTTACTTTGCATTGAATAATAATTCCAATAATTCTGCTCCAGCCCAATCAAATTCACAAAGTTCCGGCGGTGCTGCTAACAATGGAACTACTCAGCAGACAGATTCGTCTCAGTCTTCCAGCCAACCAAAAGAATGGAAATTAATCGGAAGTTATTCTGGTTCTGGAAGTGGTAGTCAATCGATTAGTGTTCCAGCAGGACAGATAATGATTAAGATATCTGCATATCCAATTAAAAACTATGCAACTAATCATTTGTATGTAACTGGACCTAGTGGTAAAGCGGGTGTTGATTGGGGTTCAACAAGTGCTGTAGAGACAAGATCAGATTCAGTATCTTTTAACTCCTCTTCTGCAGAGACATTTACCATTGATTACTACGAAACCGTAAGTTGGAAAGTAGAGTTCTACAGGTATCAATAG
- the rnp3 gene encoding ribonuclease P protein component 3, which yields MFDLNVNGSSYETNLELAMQASNYGWHHLSFSYSPDEFGDALSFKKDLKDKLNDFIDIDYTLSIKSNNPSEIRKIVRKYRNKSSCISVLGGNLKVNRNCLENIQVDVLSKPYFKRYDSGLNHILAREAKDNNVAIELVFNDILKSYLAPRSKILANFRDIYKLHRKYEFPLILSSGAQSIFDIRTVMDFKAVFMQTGLTDLEVENSFKTAENILEFNKDRKNMILSGVKVVE from the coding sequence ATGTTTGATTTAAATGTTAATGGAAGCAGTTATGAGACAAATTTGGAATTGGCTATGCAGGCTTCTAATTATGGTTGGCATCATTTAAGTTTTTCATACTCTCCTGATGAATTTGGTGATGCATTATCTTTTAAAAAGGATTTAAAAGATAAATTAAACGATTTTATAGATATTGATTATACATTAAGCATTAAATCAAATAATCCTTCTGAAATCAGAAAAATCGTACGTAAATATAGAAATAAGTCTTCATGTATTTCTGTTTTGGGTGGAAATTTGAAAGTTAATCGAAACTGTCTTGAAAATATTCAGGTTGATGTTTTATCAAAACCTTATTTTAAAAGATATGATTCCGGTTTGAATCATATATTGGCTCGTGAAGCAAAGGATAATAATGTTGCAATTGAATTGGTATTTAATGATATTTTGAAATCTTATTTGGCTCCCCGATCTAAAATCCTAGCAAACTTTAGGGATATATATAAACTGCATAGAAAGTATGAATTTCCTTTAATTTTGTCTTCAGGTGCACAATCCATTTTTGATATCCGTACAGTCATGGATTTTAAAGCCGTTTTTATGCAGACAGGATTAACTGATTTGGAAGTTGAAAACTCCTTTAAAACCGCAGAAAACATTTTGGAATTTAATAAAGATAGAAAAAACATGATTCTGTCTGGCGTGAAGGTGGTTGAATAA
- a CDS encoding Rpp14/Pop5 family protein: protein MKLKVLPKSQRKHNHYLVLDIKSEEELSKNDFTSIVWDACVRFQGENNTSNFNLWTINLILKDEISFYNEYKAILRCQRDFEDEVRSSLALVNNYNRKSIAISCVGISGTIKGCSKFI from the coding sequence ATGAAGCTTAAAGTTCTTCCCAAATCTCAAAGAAAACATAATCATTATCTTGTATTGGATATCAAATCTGAGGAAGAGTTATCTAAAAATGATTTTACATCTATAGTATGGGATGCATGTGTTCGCTTCCAGGGAGAGAACAACACATCTAATTTTAATTTATGGACTATTAATTTAATTTTAAAAGATGAAATTTCTTTTTATAATGAGTATAAAGCAATTTTAAGATGTCAAAGGGATTTTGAAGATGAAGTCAGATCCAGTTTGGCATTGGTTAATAATTATAATAGAAAATCCATAGCGATTTCATGCGTAGGTATTTCGGGTACAATAAAAGGGTGTTCCAAATTTATTTAA
- the psmA gene encoding archaeal proteasome endopeptidase complex subunit alpha: MQPLQNAGYDRAITVFSPDGRLFQVEYAREAVKRGTTSIGVKCPDGIVLAVDKRTTSTLVESSSIEKLFKIDDHIGAATSGLVADARALVERARVEAQINKITYSEPIRVDSLAKKLCDMLQLYTQNGGVRPFGSALIIGGVYNGACKLFETDPSGALIEYKATAIGSGRSAAMDIFEEQYKEDLSIDDAIALALTAINEATEHDTTSDNVEIAVIKKEDGKYVKLSKDDVTSYIENVLSEEESEDEEIEDSEESEE, encoded by the coding sequence ATGCAACCTTTACAAAATGCTGGATATGATAGGGCTATTACTGTTTTTAGTCCAGATGGAAGACTTTTCCAAGTTGAATATGCAAGAGAAGCTGTTAAAAGAGGTACCACATCTATAGGTGTTAAATGTCCTGATGGTATTGTTTTAGCAGTAGACAAAAGAACTACTTCTACTTTAGTAGAATCATCATCTATTGAAAAATTATTTAAAATAGATGACCATATCGGTGCAGCTACTTCAGGTCTTGTTGCTGATGCAAGAGCATTAGTTGAAAGGGCAAGAGTAGAAGCTCAAATAAATAAAATCACATACAGTGAACCTATTAGAGTAGATAGTTTGGCTAAAAAGTTATGTGACATGTTACAATTGTACACCCAAAATGGTGGGGTAAGACCATTCGGTTCCGCTTTGATTATTGGTGGAGTATATAATGGTGCATGTAAATTATTCGAAACTGATCCTAGTGGAGCTTTAATAGAATATAAAGCAACTGCAATCGGTTCTGGAAGATCCGCTGCAATGGATATTTTCGAAGAACAATATAAAGAAGATTTATCAATTGATGATGCTATTGCATTAGCATTAACTGCAATTAATGAAGCTACTGAACATGATACTACTTCAGATAATGTTGAAATAGCTGTTATTAAAAAAGAAGATGGCAAATATGTTAAACTTTCAAAAGATGATGTAACTTCTTATATTGAAAACGTTCTTTCTGAAGAAGAAAGTGAAGACGAAGAAATCGAAGATTCTGAAGAAAGTGAAGAATAA
- a CDS encoding ribosome assembly factor SBDS: MVNVDDAIIAKYEYSGEHFEILVDPDLAAEFRNPDGQDVAIEDLLAVEEIFKDSKKGDKASEEAMNKIFETTDPIEVSRIILEKGTVQLTADQKRQMQSDKRKLVINKIAKEAINPQNGLPHPVQRIENACDEAKVKFDPFTSVDQQVQTALKAIKPLIPIRFERVKVAVRLPGSAAGSAYSVIHGFGDIINEEWQQDGSWIGIVEMPGGLQDSFAAKMAEISSGEAETKTIK, from the coding sequence ATGGTAAATGTAGATGATGCGATAATAGCTAAATATGAATATAGTGGTGAACATTTCGAAATTTTAGTTGACCCGGATTTGGCAGCGGAATTTAGAAATCCTGATGGACAGGACGTTGCCATTGAAGATCTTTTAGCTGTTGAAGAAATTTTCAAAGACTCCAAAAAAGGAGATAAGGCTTCTGAAGAAGCAATGAATAAAATATTTGAAACTACTGATCCTATTGAAGTTTCTAGAATTATCCTTGAAAAAGGAACAGTTCAATTAACTGCCGATCAAAAAAGACAGATGCAGTCTGATAAAAGGAAACTTGTTATTAATAAAATAGCTAAAGAAGCTATTAATCCTCAAAATGGACTTCCTCATCCTGTTCAAAGGATTGAAAATGCATGTGATGAGGCAAAAGTTAAGTTTGATCCTTTCACTTCTGTAGACCAACAAGTTCAAACAGCTCTAAAAGCAATCAAACCACTTATTCCAATCAGGTTTGAAAGAGTTAAAGTTGCTGTTCGTTTACCTGGTTCGGCTGCAGGTAGTGCATATTCTGTTATTCATGGATTTGGTGATATTATAAATGAAGAATGGCAACAAGATGGTTCTTGGATTGGTATTGTGGAAATGCCGGGTGGCCTTCAAGATTCCTTTGCTGCTAAAATGGCTGAGATTTCAAGTGGTGAAGCCGAGACAAAAACTATTAAATAA
- the rrp4 gene encoding exosome complex RNA-binding protein Rrp4, whose amino-acid sequence MIYVEDKNLVIPGQILADDDYYPGRGTFKEDGKICSSLIGLVSLRNKKIRVIPLKSKYVPKKGDVVIGKINDVRFSMWDVDINSPYSGILPAFEVFGRDKKELNKVYDVGDVLFLRVIDVDEIKKAKLGLKGRGLGKFKGGIIVDISPTKVPRLIGKKGSMINMIKNKTNCKIVVGQNGLVWVKGEEDMEQLTREIIHTIEAEAHTSGLTNKIKNKLYLAIDGELPVEETEEEFVLEKPKLQNFKEELEQEEREKAEAESQKEIATEVEDDIKEDTKEDVDEETEVEDDIEKDTKEDVDEETEVEEGSEKKDTGDKPNFYEVIKELKKKKQNKDKNLSYSDNSNNNSFILNNR is encoded by the coding sequence ATGATATATGTGGAAGATAAAAATTTAGTAATTCCTGGTCAAATATTAGCTGACGACGACTATTACCCAGGAAGAGGAACTTTCAAGGAAGATGGTAAAATTTGTTCATCTTTGATTGGATTAGTTTCTTTGAGAAATAAGAAAATTCGTGTTATCCCTCTCAAAAGTAAATATGTTCCTAAAAAAGGAGATGTTGTTATTGGTAAAATTAATGATGTCAGATTCTCAATGTGGGATGTAGACATTAATTCTCCATATTCAGGAATTTTACCTGCTTTTGAAGTGTTTGGTAGGGATAAAAAAGAACTTAATAAAGTATATGATGTTGGTGATGTACTCTTCTTAAGAGTAATCGATGTTGATGAAATTAAGAAAGCTAAACTTGGTTTAAAAGGCCGTGGTTTAGGCAAATTCAAAGGAGGAATTATTGTAGACATTTCTCCAACAAAGGTTCCTAGATTAATTGGTAAAAAAGGTTCCATGATCAACATGATAAAAAATAAAACTAACTGTAAGATTGTTGTTGGTCAAAATGGTCTCGTTTGGGTTAAAGGAGAAGAGGACATGGAACAACTCACCCGCGAAATTATCCATACTATCGAGGCTGAGGCACATACTTCCGGTTTAACCAATAAAATTAAAAATAAATTATACTTGGCTATTGATGGTGAATTGCCTGTTGAAGAAACCGAAGAAGAATTTGTTTTGGAAAAACCTAAACTTCAAAACTTCAAAGAAGAATTAGAGCAAGAAGAAAGAGAAAAAGCTGAAGCTGAATCTCAAAAAGAAATTGCAACTGAAGTTGAAGATGACATCAAAGAAGATACAAAAGAAGATGTTGATGAAGAAACTGAAGTTGAAGATGACATCGAAAAAGATACAAAAGAAGATGTTGATGAAGAAACTGAAGTTGAAGAAGGCAGTGAAAAAAAAGATACTGGGGATAAACCTAATTTTTATGAAGTAATTAAGGAATTAAAAAAGAAAAAACAGAATAAAGATAAAAATTTATCCTACAGTGATAACTCAAATAATAATTCATTTATATTGAATAATCGATAA
- the rrp41 gene encoding exosome complex exonuclease Rrp41, whose product MSEMIREDGRKYNELRPIKIEAGVLERADGSAYLEVGGNKILVAVYGPRESYIRRLLEPNTGVIRCRYNMAPFSVDDRKRPGPDRRSSEISKITADALRPALMLENYPRSMVDIYIEVIEAEGGTRCAGITAASVALVDAGIPMKDIVVGCAAGKVNDEVVLDLSEVEDKEGQADVPIAIMPRTGEITLLQSDGDLTEEEFQKAIDLAMEGCMKVSELQKEALMKKYSTE is encoded by the coding sequence ATGTCTGAGATGATTAGAGAGGATGGTAGGAAGTATAATGAATTACGTCCTATTAAAATTGAAGCAGGCGTTCTTGAACGTGCTGATGGTTCTGCTTATCTTGAAGTGGGTGGAAATAAAATTTTAGTTGCTGTTTATGGACCTAGAGAATCATATATTAGAAGGTTACTTGAGCCAAATACAGGTGTAATAAGATGCAGATATAATATGGCTCCATTTTCAGTTGATGACAGAAAAAGGCCAGGTCCTGACAGAAGGTCTTCCGAAATTTCAAAAATTACTGCTGATGCATTAAGACCTGCTTTAATGTTGGAAAATTATCCACGTTCAATGGTTGATATTTATATTGAAGTAATCGAAGCAGAAGGTGGAACCCGTTGTGCTGGAATCACCGCAGCTTCTGTTGCTTTAGTTGATGCAGGAATTCCTATGAAAGATATTGTTGTGGGATGTGCTGCAGGAAAAGTTAATGATGAAGTTGTACTTGACTTGTCTGAAGTGGAAGACAAAGAAGGTCAGGCTGATGTTCCTATAGCTATTATGCCAAGAACTGGCGAAATTACTTTGCTTCAAAGTGATGGTGATTTGACTGAAGAGGAATTCCAAAAAGCTATTGATTTGGCTATGGAAGGATGTATGAAAGTAAGCGAGCTTCAAAAAGAGGCATTAATGAAAAAATACTCTACAGAATAG
- the rrp42 gene encoding exosome complex protein Rrp42 encodes MDIVPEITRESITNLIINDKREDGRALDEYRDISIETDVISKAEGSARVKIGGTQVLVGIKPQLGSPFPDTPDLGVLMTNCEMLPMADPTFEPGPPSEDSIELARVVDRGIRESELVELDKLCVEEGKHVWMLFIDLHVIDNCGNLFDAAELAVMAALKSTKLPTASIVDDEVVLDKENTFDLPINNEVAMCTFVKIGEKMVLDPSLSEERVASARLNVGVTKEGRICAMQKGGAQPLTKDEIFAAVNIAVSKTKELVEYL; translated from the coding sequence ATGGATATAGTACCGGAAATTACAAGAGAAAGTATTACAAACCTCATCATCAACGATAAAAGGGAAGATGGTAGGGCACTTGATGAATATAGGGATATTTCTATTGAAACTGATGTTATTTCTAAAGCTGAAGGTTCTGCAAGAGTAAAAATCGGTGGAACTCAAGTTCTCGTAGGTATTAAACCTCAACTTGGAAGTCCATTTCCAGACACTCCTGATTTAGGAGTATTAATGACTAATTGTGAAATGCTGCCAATGGCTGATCCAACTTTTGAACCAGGACCACCTAGTGAAGATTCCATTGAACTTGCACGTGTTGTTGATAGGGGAATTCGTGAAAGTGAATTGGTTGAATTGGATAAACTCTGTGTTGAAGAGGGTAAACATGTTTGGATGTTGTTCATTGATTTGCATGTAATTGATAACTGTGGAAATCTCTTTGATGCTGCAGAGCTTGCTGTTATGGCTGCACTTAAAAGTACAAAATTACCTACTGCATCAATTGTCGATGATGAAGTTGTTCTTGATAAGGAAAATACATTTGATTTACCAATTAACAATGAAGTAGCAATGTGTACATTTGTTAAAATTGGTGAAAAAATGGTTTTAGATCCTTCATTATCTGAAGAACGTGTTGCTAGTGCTCGTTTAAATGTTGGTGTTACTAAAGAAGGTAGAATCTGTGCTATGCAAAAAGGTGGAGCACAACCATTAACTAAAGATGAAATATTTGCTGCTGTAAATATAGCAGTTTCAAAAACAAAAGAATTAGTCGAATATCTTTAA
- a CDS encoding molybdenum cofactor guanylyltransferase yields the protein MKSSIILCGGQSRRMGKDKGSLIIKDKPMIKYILSTLNNEIDEVIIVLNDNKRIDKYMEFINPEDYSYKLKFVEDKIKNKGPISGILTGLENISSEYAIVFPCDNPFVTKNTIQTLFNEITCNIQAVVPYHDPENKLKTSEPLHSIYNKNIIPLIDNLILNDSLHIKGIIEKIDTKFVLIDNKKILKKEFRNLNHPEDLKIFD from the coding sequence ATGAAATCTTCTATTATTTTATGTGGAGGGCAAAGTAGGAGAATGGGTAAGGACAAAGGGTCTTTAATTATTAAAGATAAGCCCATGATTAAATACATACTTTCCACATTGAATAATGAAATAGATGAAGTTATAATTGTTTTAAATGATAACAAAAGGATTGATAAATATATGGAATTTATTAATCCTGAAGACTATAGCTACAAATTAAAGTTTGTAGAGGACAAGATTAAAAATAAAGGTCCCATTTCCGGAATATTAACCGGTCTTGAAAATATTTCCAGTGAATATGCAATTGTATTTCCATGTGACAATCCATTTGTTACTAAAAATACAATTCAAACTCTTTTTAATGAAATTACCTGCAACATTCAGGCTGTTGTGCCATACCATGACCCTGAAAACAAACTAAAAACATCAGAACCATTGCACTCAATATACAATAAAAACATTATTCCATTAATAGATAACCTAATTTTAAATGACTCATTACATATAAAAGGAATAATAGAAAAAATAGATACGAAATTTGTTTTGATTGACAATAAAAAAATATTAAAAAAAGAATTTAGAAATCTTAATCATCCAGAGGACTTAAAGATATTCGACTAA
- the cbiT gene encoding precorrin-6Y C5,15-methyltransferase (decarboxylating) subunit CbiT, producing the protein MLEDMDFIKSCDVPGPTKEAIRAIILYKSDVKDSENVVDVGCGTGGITCEFAQRAKHVTSIDINPEAIEMTQKNLDKFDLGDNVTLICNDGAEALKDIEDIDIAIVGGSGKQLENILELIDSKLNSKGRIIVTAILVDTKVEAINKLKELNYNPNIMEVNISKGRVLDRGIMMMSENPIAIISAKKR; encoded by the coding sequence ATGTTAGAAGATATGGATTTTATTAAATCATGTGATGTTCCAGGCCCAACAAAAGAAGCCATTAGAGCAATTATACTTTATAAATCCGATGTTAAAGACTCGGAAAATGTTGTTGATGTAGGGTGTGGAACAGGAGGTATTACCTGTGAATTTGCACAGAGAGCCAAACATGTGACCTCTATTGATATAAATCCTGAAGCTATTGAAATGACTCAAAAAAATCTCGATAAATTTGACCTTGGAGATAATGTCACATTAATCTGTAATGATGGGGCTGAAGCACTCAAGGATATTGAAGATATTGATATTGCTATTGTTGGGGGCAGTGGCAAACAATTGGAAAACATTCTTGAGCTGATTGATTCCAAATTAAATTCCAAAGGCAGAATTATTGTTACTGCAATATTGGTTGATACAAAAGTTGAAGCCATAAATAAATTAAAGGAACTCAACTATAATCCAAATATTATGGAAGTTAATATATCTAAAGGAAGAGTTCTTGATCGAGGTATTATGATGATGAGTGAAAATCCAATAGCAATAATATCAGCTAAAAAAAGATAA
- a CDS encoding UbiX family flavin prenyltransferase: protein MIVVAITGASGVIYGIRLLEALKELNIENSLIISDAAKTVIKSESDWKIDDIIELADNYYEFDDLTASVNSGSFKFESLAIVPCSMKTLSSIANGYGDNTITRVADVSLKERRTTVIVPRETPLRTAHIQNMLTLSQEGAVILPAMPGFYSNHYSIDDQIDFVVGKILDSLKIENNLFKRWE, encoded by the coding sequence ATGATTGTCGTTGCAATAACCGGAGCAAGTGGAGTAATTTATGGAATAAGACTGCTTGAAGCATTAAAAGAATTAAATATAGAAAATAGTTTAATTATAAGCGATGCCGCTAAAACCGTAATCAAATCAGAAAGCGATTGGAAAATAGATGACATAATAGAATTAGCAGACAATTATTATGAATTTGATGATTTAACGGCATCAGTTAATAGCGGTTCATTTAAATTTGAAAGCTTGGCTATTGTACCCTGTTCAATGAAAACATTATCATCAATAGCCAATGGATATGGAGACAATACAATTACAAGAGTTGCGGATGTGAGCCTAAAGGAAAGAAGGACTACTGTAATTGTTCCAAGAGAAACTCCATTAAGAACCGCACATATACAGAATATGCTTACCTTATCACAAGAAGGGGCTGTAATTTTACCTGCAATGCCTGGATTTTATTCAAATCACTACAGCATTGATGACCAAATCGATTTTGTAGTCGGTAAAATTTTAGATTCCTTGAAAATAGAAAATAATTTATTTAAAAGGTGGGAATAA